One window of Mediterraneibacter gnavus ATCC 29149 genomic DNA carries:
- a CDS encoding TrkH family potassium uptake protein → MKTDWQNVHSKVQEKRKKVTFNTMQIIAFGFLGVIFLGSILLYLPISNQEPIAYLDALFVSVSAVCVTGLVTVFPAAQFTLFGKVVLLGLIQIGGLGVIACTMAVFLAIRKKITMKSRVMIQQTYNLETLSGMVRFIIRILKGTVLVEGIGAVLFAFHFVPEYGFIKGVAYGIFHSVSAFCNAGIDVLGTSSFMEYVSSPLVSLTTMFLIVAGGLGFTVWHDVRMNLQDVAGQKRPLKRLFTRLHLQSKMVIVMTAGLIMIGTLGYFLLEYHNDATIGKLGFGEKLLASGFQSVTTRTAGFATVSQAELTSASKLFGCILMFIGGSPGGTAGGIKTTTMAILLLTCAAVIRGRKSTECFGRRLAESNVRSGIAIVFLTFAIWLTGLFGLAVLEPDERFIDLMYEATSAIGTVGLSADLTPSLTRGSHVILMILMYVGRIGPITMALVFAGREDMQAKFRDLPEKRIMLG, encoded by the coding sequence ATGAAAACAGATTGGCAGAATGTGCACAGTAAAGTTCAGGAAAAAAGAAAAAAAGTAACATTTAACACGATGCAGATCATTGCGTTTGGATTTTTAGGAGTGATTTTTCTCGGAAGTATCCTGTTATATCTTCCGATCAGTAATCAGGAGCCGATTGCGTATCTGGACGCACTGTTCGTATCGGTTTCGGCCGTGTGTGTGACAGGGCTGGTCACTGTATTTCCGGCTGCACAGTTTACCTTGTTTGGAAAGGTAGTACTGCTGGGGCTGATCCAGATCGGAGGACTGGGTGTCATCGCATGTACGATGGCGGTATTTCTGGCAATTCGCAAGAAGATCACCATGAAGAGCAGGGTTATGATCCAGCAGACATACAATCTGGAGACGTTGAGCGGAATGGTACGGTTTATTATCCGGATTCTGAAGGGAACAGTTCTTGTAGAGGGCATCGGAGCGGTGTTATTTGCGTTTCATTTTGTTCCTGAGTATGGATTTATCAAAGGTGTAGCATACGGGATTTTTCATTCTGTTTCTGCATTTTGTAATGCAGGAATTGACGTGCTTGGCACTTCCAGCTTTATGGAGTATGTAAGCTCACCTCTTGTCAGTCTGACTACGATGTTTTTGATCGTTGCGGGAGGACTCGGATTCACAGTCTGGCATGATGTGCGAATGAACCTGCAGGATGTGGCAGGACAGAAACGCCCCTTAAAACGCTTGTTTACGAGATTGCATCTTCAGTCCAAGATGGTGATCGTCATGACAGCGGGATTGATCATGATAGGAACGCTGGGATATTTTCTGCTGGAGTATCACAATGATGCAACCATCGGAAAGCTTGGATTTGGTGAAAAGCTTCTGGCATCCGGATTTCAGTCCGTGACGACGAGAACAGCTGGATTTGCTACAGTTTCTCAGGCAGAACTGACTTCGGCATCCAAGTTGTTTGGATGTATTCTGATGTTTATCGGAGGTTCTCCGGGAGGTACGGCGGGCGGTATCAAGACGACGACAATGGCCATCTTGCTGCTCACCTGTGCTGCAGTGATCCGGGGAAGAAAATCAACGGAGTGTTTCGGAAGACGGCTTGCAGAATCCAATGTACGTTCCGGGATTGCGATTGTATTTCTTACATTTGCAATCTGGCTGACAGGTCTGTTCGGACTTGCTGTTTTAGAGCCTGATGAGCGGTTTATCGACTTGATGTACGAGGCGACCTCCGCGATCGGAACGGTGGGACTTTCCGCAGATCTGACGCCGTCGCTGACAAGAGGCAGTCATGTGATCCTGATGATCCTCATGTATGTGGGGCGAATCGGGCCGATCACCATGGCGCTGGTATTTGCCGGAAGAGAAGATATGCAGGCAAAATTCAGGGATTTGCCGGAAAAACGGATTATGTTAGGATAG
- a CDS encoding potassium channel family protein produces MKKQFAVFGLGSFGRSVALTLENLGCDVVVVDKSYEKIQEISDMVSYAMRADVSDPDALHALGGRNLDGAVVAVSESLEASIMATIISKEMGIPYVLAKAKDELQGAILEKVGADAIAYPECDMGERVAKSLMSTAFADWIELSSEYSMAEVVIPEKWVGRSLSELKIREQYGINVVGIIQGVQVDVTLDPYEPLPEGAILILIGATSVLEKFHTWK; encoded by the coding sequence ATGAAAAAACAATTTGCAGTGTTCGGATTGGGAAGTTTTGGGCGGAGTGTTGCCCTGACACTGGAAAATCTGGGATGCGATGTAGTGGTAGTAGATAAATCATATGAAAAGATCCAGGAGATTTCAGATATGGTCTCTTATGCGATGCGGGCGGATGTATCGGATCCTGATGCACTTCATGCACTGGGAGGAAGAAATCTGGACGGAGCAGTCGTTGCAGTCTCTGAAAGTCTGGAAGCGAGCATTATGGCCACGATTATCTCCAAAGAGATGGGAATCCCGTATGTGCTCGCAAAGGCGAAAGATGAGCTGCAGGGCGCAATCCTCGAAAAGGTGGGGGCAGATGCCATTGCCTATCCAGAGTGCGATATGGGGGAACGGGTGGCAAAAAGCCTGATGTCCACGGCATTTGCAGACTGGATCGAATTGTCCTCCGAATACAGCATGGCAGAAGTGGTGATTCCGGAAAAATGGGTCGGAAGAAGCTTAAGCGAATTGAAGATCCGTGAGCAGTACGGGATCAATGTGGTTGGAATCATTCAGGGAGTGCAGGTGGATGTTACACTGGATCCGTATGAGCCGCTTCCGGAGGGAGCGATTCTGATTCTGATCGGAGCCACTTCGGTTTTGGAAAAATTTCATACATGGAAGTAA
- a CDS encoding TrmH family RNA methyltransferase, which translates to MITSTSNQRVKELSQIQKKSKIRSREGIFIAEGIRMVRETPHERLVGLYFSESFEKKYGKEVLDVISGGDLKVREQIRKKTEILSDAVFSYVSDTKTPQGVLAVVHQMEYTLGQMTEGAIPHLMILDNLQDPGNLGTIFRTAEAAGVTGIIMSRDCVDIYNPKTIRSTMGALYRMPFVYVEDLRETIHTLKEKNIKSYAAHLDGKNTYDKEDYRQGTAFLIGNEGNGLREEIAQCADTWIRIPMCGQVESLNAAVAATVLMFEVSRQRRG; encoded by the coding sequence ATGATCACAAGTACAAGTAATCAAAGAGTAAAAGAATTATCTCAAATACAGAAAAAAAGTAAAATACGCAGCCGCGAAGGAATCTTTATTGCGGAAGGAATCCGCATGGTCAGAGAAACACCTCATGAGCGCCTGGTAGGTCTGTACTTTTCGGAGAGTTTTGAAAAAAAGTATGGAAAAGAAGTGCTGGATGTGATTTCAGGGGGAGACTTAAAAGTCCGGGAGCAGATCCGCAAAAAGACGGAAATCTTGTCTGATGCGGTATTTTCTTATGTGTCTGATACCAAGACGCCGCAGGGAGTACTGGCAGTTGTGCATCAGATGGAATATACTTTGGGTCAGATGACAGAGGGAGCTATTCCGCATTTGATGATCTTAGACAATCTGCAGGATCCGGGCAATCTGGGAACAATCTTTCGGACAGCGGAGGCTGCCGGAGTGACAGGTATCATCATGAGCCGGGACTGTGTGGATATTTATAATCCGAAGACGATCCGCTCGACAATGGGGGCGCTTTACCGGATGCCGTTTGTATATGTGGAGGATCTGAGAGAAACGATCCATACATTAAAAGAAAAAAACATCAAAAGCTATGCGGCACATCTGGATGGAAAGAACACCTATGATAAAGAAGATTACAGGCAGGGAACGGCTTTCCTGATCGGGAATGAGGGAAACGGACTCAGAGAAGAGATTGCACAGTGTGCGGATACCTGGATCCGGATTCCGATGTGCGGACAGGTGGAGTCGTTGAACGCAGCAGTGGCAGCGACAGTTCTGATGTTTGAAGTCAGCAGGCAGAGGAGAGGATAA
- the argF gene encoding ornithine carbamoyltransferase yields the protein MEPLLDLTKEYGLVLDGGGARGAYQIGAWTALEEAGVKVCAVAGTSVGALNGALICMDSVENAQKIWAEMKFSRVMDVDDEWMQHLFSKDGKIKEVFSELWKKLSDGGVDITPLRNLIHEMVDEEKIRHSGKEFCLLTFSVTDMKELDLSLEDIPEGALEDFLLASAYLLGFKNEKLQGKRYIDGGVINNVPLNSLLNRGYKDIITIRIHGPGREPRANIPEDGEVHEISPRVRLGSILEFDSKRSRQNLKIGYYDAKRMLYGLEGFMYYLEQTHEETWYEDRLCEIPDLEKAEMAFVLKLPIGCSVKELYLAMLEASAKLLRIPKYQIHTVDQLRDLVQTHYEKLEDQIHLPRFTHTLIQIERNRTMNLKGRNFLTLKDFTPEEITYLLDLAADLKEKKKNGEPVDFYRGKNIALIFEKTSTRTRCAFEVAAHDLGMGSTYLDPTGSQIGKKESIEDTARVLGRMYDGIEYRGYGQEIVEELAKYAGVPVWNGLTNEYHPTQMLADMLTIRENFGTLKGLKLVYMGDARYNMGNSLMIVCAKLGLDFVACTTEKYFPNEELVETCRGYAKESGATITLTENVEEGTKDADVIYTDVWVSMGEPDEVWEERIRELSPYKVTKEVMANAKESAIFLHCLPAFHDLKTKIGKEMGERFGITDMEVTDEVFESAQSKVFDEAENRMHTIKAVMAATLGEM from the coding sequence ATGGAACCATTGTTAGATCTGACAAAAGAATATGGTCTGGTGCTGGATGGCGGCGGAGCAAGAGGGGCCTATCAGATCGGTGCATGGACAGCGCTTGAGGAAGCAGGCGTGAAGGTTTGTGCGGTGGCAGGGACTTCTGTAGGAGCATTAAACGGTGCTCTGATCTGTATGGACAGTGTGGAGAATGCACAGAAGATCTGGGCAGAGATGAAGTTTTCCAGAGTCATGGATGTGGATGATGAGTGGATGCAGCATCTGTTCAGCAAAGATGGAAAAATAAAGGAAGTATTTTCTGAACTCTGGAAAAAACTTTCAGATGGAGGTGTGGATATTACCCCGCTTCGAAATCTGATCCACGAAATGGTGGATGAAGAGAAAATCCGACATTCGGGAAAGGAGTTCTGTCTTCTGACATTTTCTGTGACGGATATGAAAGAGCTGGATCTTTCGCTGGAAGATATTCCCGAAGGCGCTCTGGAAGATTTTTTGCTTGCCAGTGCGTATCTGCTTGGATTTAAAAATGAAAAACTGCAGGGAAAGCGTTATATTGACGGAGGCGTGATCAACAATGTTCCGTTGAACTCTCTGTTAAACCGCGGGTATAAGGATATTATCACCATCCGGATCCATGGACCGGGAAGAGAGCCCCGGGCAAATATCCCGGAAGACGGGGAGGTTCATGAGATCAGCCCGAGAGTGCGGCTGGGAAGTATTCTGGAATTTGACAGCAAAAGGAGCCGGCAGAATCTAAAGATCGGGTATTATGATGCAAAACGGATGCTCTATGGTCTGGAAGGATTTATGTATTATCTGGAGCAGACCCATGAGGAGACGTGGTATGAGGACAGATTGTGTGAGATTCCGGATCTGGAGAAAGCCGAGATGGCATTTGTACTGAAACTTCCCATCGGGTGTTCTGTCAAAGAGCTGTATCTGGCAATGCTGGAAGCAAGCGCCAAGCTGCTTCGCATTCCAAAATATCAGATCCATACGGTGGATCAGCTCCGTGACCTGGTACAGACACATTATGAGAAACTGGAAGATCAGATACATCTTCCGAGATTTACACACACATTGATTCAGATAGAAAGGAACAGAACTATGAACTTAAAAGGAAGAAATTTTTTGACACTCAAAGATTTTACACCGGAAGAGATCACATATCTTCTGGATCTGGCAGCAGATCTGAAAGAGAAGAAGAAAAACGGCGAGCCGGTTGATTTCTACAGGGGCAAAAATATTGCACTGATTTTTGAGAAGACCAGTACAAGAACACGCTGTGCATTTGAAGTTGCAGCACATGATTTGGGCATGGGTTCTACCTATCTGGATCCGACCGGTTCTCAGATCGGAAAGAAGGAAAGTATCGAGGATACTGCAAGAGTACTGGGAAGAATGTATGATGGAATCGAGTACCGCGGATATGGACAGGAGATTGTGGAGGAACTTGCAAAATATGCAGGGGTTCCGGTATGGAACGGTCTGACCAATGAATATCATCCGACGCAGATGTTGGCAGATATGCTCACGATCCGTGAGAATTTCGGTACTTTAAAAGGTCTGAAACTGGTGTACATGGGTGATGCAAGATACAATATGGGAAATTCTCTGATGATCGTCTGCGCGAAGCTGGGACTGGATTTTGTGGCTTGTACAACAGAAAAGTATTTCCCGAATGAGGAACTGGTAGAGACATGCCGCGGATATGCAAAAGAGTCAGGAGCAACGATCACACTGACAGAGAATGTAGAAGAAGGAACAAAGGATGCGGATGTTATCTATACCGATGTCTGGGTATCTATGGGAGAGCCGGATGAAGTCTGGGAAGAGAGAATCCGTGAATTGTCTCCATATAAAGTGACAAAAGAAGTGATGGCAAATGCAAAAGAGTCTGCGATCTTTTTACACTGCCTGCCGGCATTCCATGATCTGAAGACAAAGATCGGAAAAGAGATGGGAGAACGGTTTGGCATTACAGATATGGAAGTGACGGATGAAGTATTTGAATCCGCACAGTCCAAAGTATTTGATGAAGCAGAAAACCGGATGCATACGATCAAAGCTGTGATGGCAGCGACACTGGGAGAGATGTAA
- a CDS encoding biotin--[acetyl-CoA-carboxylase] ligase yields MKAEILKMLRESQDYVSGQQICERFQVSRTAVWKVIKQLKEEGYEVEAVRNRGYRLSSLPDILSREEIVSQIDTVWAGQNVYYFTETDSTNIQAKRMGDQGAPHGTLAAAGQQTAGKGRRGRTWESPADQNIYMSLLLRPEIAPVKAPMLTLVMAYAAAMALRECTGLDVQIKWPNDLVINGKKICGILTEMSTEIDYINYVVIGIGINTNIEQFPEELKQTATSLRIEAGHSIRRSPLIAAIMRWFEKAYAEFMKTEDLSGIQKAYNELLVNCGREVRVLEPKGEWQAEALGINNGGELLVRKADGSETAVYAGEVSVRGIYGYV; encoded by the coding sequence TTGAAAGCGGAAATTTTAAAAATGCTGCGGGAGAGTCAGGACTATGTTTCCGGGCAGCAGATCTGTGAGCGGTTCCAGGTATCCAGAACTGCAGTCTGGAAGGTGATCAAACAACTGAAAGAGGAAGGGTATGAAGTGGAAGCGGTACGCAACAGAGGGTATCGCCTCTCTTCTCTTCCGGATATTCTCTCCCGGGAGGAGATCGTCAGTCAGATAGATACTGTCTGGGCAGGACAAAACGTGTATTATTTTACAGAAACAGATTCCACCAATATTCAGGCGAAAAGAATGGGAGATCAGGGGGCGCCTCACGGAACTCTGGCAGCAGCAGGACAGCAGACTGCCGGAAAAGGCAGAAGAGGAAGAACCTGGGAGTCTCCGGCGGATCAGAATATTTATATGTCACTTCTTTTGCGTCCGGAGATCGCACCGGTCAAAGCACCCATGTTGACTCTGGTTATGGCATATGCGGCTGCAATGGCGCTTCGGGAATGTACGGGTCTGGATGTACAGATTAAGTGGCCCAATGATCTGGTTATCAACGGGAAAAAAATCTGCGGAATCCTGACGGAAATGAGCACAGAGATTGATTATATCAATTATGTTGTCATTGGAATCGGGATCAATACTAATATTGAACAATTTCCGGAAGAACTAAAGCAGACTGCCACATCACTTCGGATTGAAGCAGGACACAGTATCAGACGCAGTCCACTCATTGCAGCAATTATGCGGTGGTTTGAAAAAGCATATGCCGAATTCATGAAAACGGAAGATCTTTCGGGAATCCAAAAAGCATACAATGAATTGCTTGTGAATTGCGGACGTGAGGTCCGGGTTCTGGAGCCAAAGGGAGAATGGCAGGCAGAAGCTCTTGGAATCAATAACGGTGG